From Virgibacillus natechei, the proteins below share one genomic window:
- the rarD gene encoding EamA family transporter RarD: protein MNNNQTRNGIIVTIAAYLLWGFLPIYWKLVEEVPAGEILAHRIVWSFILMIGIVLILRKWTPFIQECFIIFKNRKRLLGITLASLFISLNWLTFIWAVNSDHVIQASLGYYINPLISIVLGIVVLKESVTRRQVVSFIFAGIGVLYLTFSFGVFPWVSLLLALTFGVYGLLKKMVNVSAIYGLTIETMIITPIAAIYLFSIPERSVTSSSLISPENLLLIGAGVATAVPLLLFASGAKKIPLAMVGFLQYIAPTIMLILGVFLYNEPFTSAHIVAFLFIWSALFIYMGSTYRRPMRHS, encoded by the coding sequence ATGAATAACAATCAAACTAGAAATGGAATTATCGTTACAATCGCGGCATATTTATTATGGGGATTTCTGCCAATCTATTGGAAGCTAGTCGAAGAGGTCCCAGCCGGCGAAATATTGGCACATCGGATTGTCTGGTCATTTATATTAATGATCGGCATTGTCCTGATTTTACGCAAATGGACTCCTTTCATACAAGAATGCTTTATCATTTTCAAAAACAGGAAAAGACTGCTTGGCATAACACTCGCCTCTCTTTTTATTAGTTTAAACTGGCTAACTTTTATATGGGCGGTTAATAGCGATCATGTTATTCAAGCAAGTTTGGGGTATTATATTAATCCGCTTATTAGTATTGTACTCGGTATTGTTGTACTAAAAGAAAGTGTCACAAGAAGACAAGTCGTCTCTTTTATTTTTGCAGGTATCGGTGTATTATACTTAACGTTTAGTTTTGGAGTTTTTCCATGGGTTTCACTACTTCTAGCACTTACTTTTGGGGTCTATGGACTACTTAAGAAAATGGTTAATGTCAGTGCGATATATGGTTTAACCATCGAAACAATGATTATAACACCAATCGCTGCTATTTATTTATTTTCAATACCAGAGCGTTCGGTTACATCCAGTTCTTTGATTTCACCTGAAAATTTGTTATTGATTGGAGCTGGAGTTGCTACTGCAGTACCGTTGCTGTTATTTGCAAGTGGGGCTAAGAAAATCCCATTAGCTATGGTAGGCTTCCTGCAATACATTGCTCCGACGATCATGCTGATTCTTGGTGTGTTTTTATACAATGAACCATTTACATCCGCACATATTGTTGCATTTCTTTTCATTTGGTCTGCCTTATTCATTTATATGGGATCTACATACAGGCGTCCAATGCGGCATTCTTAG
- the hutU gene encoding urocanate hydratase: MKAKQGQELECKGWEQEAVLRMLYNNLDPEVAENPDALVVYGGIGKAARNWDAFHAIVDTLRELESDETMLIQSGKPVGVFKTHKHAPRVLLSNSVLVPKWATWEHFHELDQKGLMMYGQMTAGSWIYIGTQGILQGTYETFSALATKHFNGSLKSTITLTAGLGGMGGAQPLAVTMNEGVVIAVEVDKGRIDKRIQTDYCDVMASDIDEAIRLAKDAKKKGEALSIALLGNAAEVHHELLTKDIQIDIVTDQTSAHDPLNGYVPVGYSVKQAEILRENNPVLYTQLSKQSMAKHVKAMLLYQERDSIVFDYGNNIRQVASDAGVEQAFDFPGFVPAYIRPLFTEGKGPFRWVALSGDPEDIYRTDQLIKDLFPENEALIRWIDMARDQISFQGLPARICWLGYGERVRLGIAINELVRNEELKAPIVIGRDHLDSGSVSSPNRETEGMKDGSDAVADWAVLNALLNTAAGGSWVSFHHGGGVGMGYSMHAGMVIVADGTDLAKERLERVLTTDPGMGVVRHVDAGYEEAEDFAAKNDITIPMKKQKG, encoded by the coding sequence ATGAAAGCAAAACAAGGTCAAGAACTGGAGTGCAAGGGTTGGGAACAGGAAGCGGTACTCAGGATGCTTTACAATAACCTGGATCCAGAAGTAGCAGAAAATCCTGACGCGCTTGTGGTATATGGTGGGATTGGAAAAGCAGCAAGAAATTGGGATGCTTTTCATGCCATTGTCGACACGTTACGTGAACTGGAAAGTGATGAAACCATGCTCATTCAATCTGGGAAACCTGTTGGTGTTTTTAAGACGCATAAGCATGCACCACGCGTATTGCTTTCTAATTCTGTTTTGGTTCCAAAGTGGGCGACATGGGAACACTTTCATGAGCTTGATCAAAAAGGTCTCATGATGTACGGCCAAATGACGGCAGGTAGCTGGATTTATATTGGCACGCAAGGGATTTTACAAGGAACGTATGAAACCTTTTCAGCGCTCGCAACGAAACATTTTAATGGTTCCCTGAAATCCACCATCACATTGACAGCTGGACTGGGAGGGATGGGCGGTGCACAACCGCTTGCTGTAACGATGAATGAAGGTGTTGTTATTGCGGTTGAAGTGGATAAAGGTCGTATCGATAAGCGAATTCAAACTGACTATTGTGATGTCATGGCGTCGGATATCGATGAAGCTATTAGACTAGCTAAGGATGCGAAGAAAAAGGGGGAGGCATTGTCGATAGCCCTTTTAGGAAATGCAGCTGAAGTACACCATGAGCTACTAACAAAGGATATTCAGATCGACATCGTTACAGACCAAACATCTGCGCATGATCCGCTTAATGGCTATGTACCTGTGGGCTACTCGGTTAAGCAGGCAGAAATATTAAGGGAAAATAATCCAGTGTTATACACACAGCTTTCCAAACAAAGCATGGCAAAACATGTAAAAGCAATGCTTCTCTATCAGGAAAGGGATTCCATTGTTTTTGATTACGGAAATAATATTAGGCAAGTCGCTAGTGATGCAGGAGTTGAGCAGGCATTTGATTTTCCAGGATTTGTCCCTGCCTACATTCGTCCATTATTCACAGAAGGAAAAGGACCGTTTCGCTGGGTTGCACTGTCTGGGGATCCTGAGGATATATACCGGACAGATCAACTAATCAAAGATCTCTTTCCAGAAAATGAAGCCTTAATTCGTTGGATTGATATGGCTCGTGACCAAATTTCGTTTCAGGGATTACCTGCTAGAATTTGCTGGCTAGGCTACGGCGAACGTGTGAGGTTAGGGATAGCAATCAATGAATTAGTTCGTAATGAGGAATTGAAAGCCCCGATTGTTATTGGTCGAGATCATTTAGATAGCGGATCGGTCTCGTCGCCAAATCGGGAAACAGAAGGAATGAAGGATGGCAGTGATGCAGTAGCAGATTGGGCTGTTTTAAATGCATTACTAAACACGGCGGCAGGGGGGTCATGGGTATCCTTCCATCATGGAGGAGGTGTTGGAATGGGGTACTCGATGCATGCAGGAATGGTGATCGTCGCTGACGGAACGGACTTGGCAAAAGAACGACTAGAGCGTGTCTTAACAACAGACCCTGGGATGGGAGTGGTTCGGCATGTTGACGCAGGTTACGAGGAAGCGGAGGATTTTGCAGCAAAAAATGATATTACCATTCCCATGAAAAAACAGAAAGGGTGA
- a CDS encoding acyl-CoA thioesterase, giving the protein MEAEKKPCWESLTVKTSHVLPPDTNSHGTLFGGKLMAYIDDVAAIAAVRHSRKLVVTASTDSVDFLAPVKEGDSICLEAFVTWTHNTSMEVFIKAVTENLLTGERKVCTTAFTTFVAIDDEGKPTPVPGVYPEAEHEKMLHEQAPERAKHRRERRDQSKELAELFGTGFPWDRER; this is encoded by the coding sequence ATGGAAGCAGAAAAAAAGCCTTGTTGGGAATCGTTAACAGTAAAAACATCACATGTCCTGCCACCGGATACGAATAGTCATGGTACATTGTTCGGAGGAAAATTAATGGCCTATATAGATGATGTGGCAGCAATAGCTGCTGTAAGACACTCCAGAAAGCTCGTTGTTACCGCATCAACAGATTCTGTAGATTTTTTGGCGCCAGTAAAAGAAGGAGATTCCATTTGTTTGGAAGCTTTTGTAACCTGGACACACAATACATCGATGGAAGTCTTTATAAAGGCCGTTACAGAAAATCTGCTGACAGGAGAGCGAAAAGTCTGTACAACTGCTTTTACAACGTTTGTTGCGATAGATGACGAAGGAAAGCCAACCCCTGTCCCAGGTGTTTACCCAGAGGCAGAGCATGAAAAAATGCTTCATGAACAGGCTCCTGAACGTGCAAAACATCGTAGAGAACGAAGGGATCAATCCAAGGAATTAGCTGAATTATTCGGCACTGGATTTCCGTGGGATCGGGAAAGATAA
- the hutH gene encoding histidine ammonia-lyase, translating to MVILGQTLTLNEVEQVVLEGEPVTLADEAVVNVQTNRNTVEAMLADKKTMYGINTGFGKFSDVIIEDKDLDELQLNLIHSHACGIGDPFSEKVSRAMLLLRANALLQGYSGIRPVLIDQLISFLNAGIHPVVPQQGSLGASGDLAPLSHLASGLLGEGEVVYKGNRISAMDALAEENIEPLVLKAKEGLALINGTQAMTAVGVILYLEMKKLLYQSEKIAAMTMEGLHGIIDAFDADVHQIRGHQEQIDVAERMRFHLQDSKLTTRQGEQRVQDAYSLRCIPQVLGASWQTALYVKEKLEIEMNAVTDNPLIFSEEHKIISGGNFHGQPIAFAMDFVKLGIAETANIAERRIERLVNPQLNDLPAFLSPNPGLESGAMIMQYSAASLVSENKTLAHPASVDSIPSSANQEDHVSMGTIAARHALQMLENTRHVVAIELICAMQAVEYRGVENMASATRGLYEKARDVVPSITKDRVFATDIERLVNWLKNNEGSELQR from the coding sequence GTGGTTATTTTAGGTCAAACATTAACGTTGAATGAAGTGGAGCAGGTTGTTTTAGAGGGGGAACCTGTGACATTGGCTGATGAGGCAGTAGTCAACGTACAAACAAATAGAAATACAGTAGAAGCAATGCTTGCAGATAAGAAAACAATGTATGGAATAAATACAGGTTTTGGTAAATTTAGTGATGTCATTATTGAGGATAAGGATTTAGATGAATTGCAGTTGAATCTGATTCATTCACATGCATGTGGTATTGGTGATCCTTTTTCCGAAAAAGTCAGCCGGGCGATGTTGTTGCTTCGTGCAAATGCGTTATTACAAGGCTATTCAGGCATACGTCCGGTATTGATCGATCAGTTAATTTCATTTTTAAATGCTGGCATTCACCCAGTTGTTCCGCAACAAGGGTCGCTTGGTGCGAGTGGGGATCTGGCGCCTTTATCTCACTTGGCATCAGGTTTGTTAGGGGAAGGGGAGGTAGTTTATAAAGGGAATCGGATAAGCGCGATGGATGCTTTGGCCGAGGAGAACATTGAACCGCTCGTATTAAAAGCGAAGGAAGGTCTTGCCTTAATTAACGGGACGCAAGCAATGACTGCGGTCGGTGTGATTCTGTACCTGGAAATGAAAAAACTCCTTTACCAAAGTGAAAAAATAGCTGCCATGACAATGGAAGGTTTACATGGAATTATTGATGCATTTGATGCTGACGTCCATCAGATCCGTGGCCATCAGGAACAAATCGATGTGGCAGAAAGAATGAGGTTTCATTTGCAGGATAGCAAGCTAACAACTAGACAAGGAGAGCAACGTGTGCAAGATGCTTATTCGCTTCGGTGTATCCCACAAGTACTAGGGGCGAGTTGGCAAACGGCATTATATGTAAAGGAAAAGCTGGAAATAGAAATGAATGCGGTAACCGATAACCCGCTCATCTTTTCCGAAGAACATAAAATCATATCTGGTGGAAATTTTCACGGACAGCCGATTGCATTTGCGATGGATTTCGTGAAACTGGGTATTGCCGAAACAGCGAATATTGCAGAGAGAAGAATTGAACGATTAGTAAATCCGCAGCTAAATGATTTGCCTGCATTTCTAAGTCCAAATCCCGGACTGGAATCGGGTGCGATGATTATGCAATACAGTGCAGCCTCACTCGTCTCTGAAAATAAAACACTAGCACATCCAGCAAGTGTTGATTCCATTCCATCATCGGCCAATCAAGAGGATCATGTCAGTATGGGGACAATCGCCGCTCGGCATGCCTTACAGATGCTAGAAAATACGCGACATGTCGTGGCGATCGAACTGATTTGTGCGATGCAGGCAGTGGAGTATCGAGGCGTGGAGAACATGGCGTCCGCTACAAGAGGGTTATATGAAAAGGCACGCGACGTTGTGCCCAGCATCACAAAGGATCGTGTGTTTGCGACGGATATAGAGAGGCTGGTGAATTGGTTGAAAAATAACGAGGGGAGTGAGCTTCAAAGGTGA
- the hutI gene encoding imidazolonepropionase translates to MQVDTVITNIGQLLTMDKQGPVKGRAMNDLNILENAAIGIKAGKIEWIGMADDAADLTSHQTIDAEGRLVTPGLVESHTHLVFGGSREKEMALKQQGVPYLDILKQGGGILATVNATKQTSYAALLKKALFHLDRMAMHGITTVEAKSGYGLDKDTELKQLKVAKAAGEAHPLDLVSTFLGAHAIPPEYKQDPEAFLDLMGELFAEIKEENLAEFVDIFTETAVFTVDQSRRYLQKAKDKGFGIKMHADEIDPLGGTELAVEMGAISGDHLAVTSDDGIKQLAASDTIGVILPGTSFYLGKDTYSRAREMVDAGAAIAISTDFNPGSSVTENLQLIMSIAALKLKLSAEEIWHAVTINAAHAIGRGSEAGTIAIGRRADVVIWDAPNYMYIPYHYGVNHAKTVMKNGDVLYERQPIR, encoded by the coding sequence ATGCAAGTAGATACAGTGATAACAAATATTGGCCAGTTACTAACAATGGATAAGCAAGGACCGGTTAAAGGCAGGGCTATGAATGATTTAAACATACTTGAAAATGCGGCGATTGGGATAAAGGCTGGGAAAATAGAATGGATTGGCATGGCAGATGATGCAGCTGACCTAACATCTCATCAAACCATTGATGCAGAAGGGAGACTCGTCACACCTGGTCTTGTTGAATCACATACCCATCTCGTTTTTGGCGGTTCCCGGGAAAAGGAAATGGCACTAAAGCAGCAAGGTGTGCCATATCTAGACATTCTCAAACAGGGCGGAGGAATTTTAGCTACGGTAAACGCGACAAAGCAAACATCTTATGCTGCATTACTGAAAAAGGCTCTATTTCATTTAGATCGAATGGCGATGCATGGGATCACAACTGTTGAAGCAAAGAGTGGCTATGGGCTTGATAAGGATACTGAATTAAAGCAACTGAAAGTGGCAAAAGCAGCAGGAGAAGCGCATCCACTTGATCTCGTTTCCACCTTTTTAGGGGCACATGCAATCCCACCTGAATACAAGCAAGACCCAGAAGCATTTCTTGATTTGATGGGTGAATTATTTGCTGAAATAAAAGAAGAAAACCTTGCCGAATTTGTTGATATTTTTACCGAAACGGCAGTGTTTACAGTGGATCAATCGAGACGGTATTTACAAAAGGCAAAGGATAAAGGGTTCGGGATAAAAATGCATGCTGATGAAATTGATCCACTTGGCGGAACAGAGCTTGCTGTTGAAATGGGAGCAATTAGTGGAGATCATCTTGCTGTCACGTCAGACGATGGGATAAAGCAACTTGCTGCTTCAGACACGATTGGTGTCATTTTGCCAGGAACGAGCTTTTACCTTGGAAAAGATACTTATTCACGAGCTCGAGAAATGGTGGATGCTGGTGCTGCAATTGCAATTTCGACAGATTTTAATCCTGGGAGTTCTGTAACGGAAAATTTGCAACTCATTATGTCGATTGCCGCATTGAAATTAAAGTTATCTGCTGAGGAAATTTGGCATGCGGTTACGATAAATGCAGCGCATGCGATTGGAAGAGGTAGTGAAGCTGGTACGATTGCAATTGGGCGGAGAGCAGATGTTGTCATTTGGGATGCCCCAAATTATATGTATATCCCGTATCACTACGGGGTTAATCATGCAAAAACGGTTATGAAGAATGGAGATGTCTTATATGAAAGGCAGCCGATTCGATGA
- the megL gene encoding methionine gamma-lyase, producing MSKKHKRFETTVIHEGYDSQKMLGSLATPLFQTSTYTFESAEQGERRFAGEEEGYAYSRLGNPTVTVLGERIAALEKGERGLAFGSGMAAVSAVLIALTKTGDHVLCSSGLYGCTFGLLTMMNDKYNITHDFSAMESKEGIRLRIKPETTCIYVETPINPTMKLIDLQMVAEVAREYNIPVVVDNTFSSPYLQRPLEQGCDVVVHSATKYIGGHGDVVAGLVAGKKDFLDSVAMTTQKDMGGIISPFDAWLLLRGLKTLPIRMDRHCDNAEKIFEKLRNHSKVANVYYPGDESHPDYPIREKQMKRGGGLISFEIHGGKVEAQQFLNKLSFLKIAVSLGDAETLIQHPASMTHAVVPEEARQEMRITDELIRLSVGLEAWEDIWEDLDQALNLL from the coding sequence ATGTCAAAAAAGCATAAACGTTTTGAAACAACGGTTATTCATGAAGGGTATGATTCTCAGAAGATGCTTGGAAGTCTTGCCACACCATTATTTCAAACATCCACTTATACATTTGAATCAGCAGAACAAGGGGAGCGCCGTTTTGCAGGAGAAGAAGAGGGATATGCATATTCTCGCCTGGGAAATCCAACGGTCACAGTTTTGGGAGAAAGGATAGCGGCACTGGAAAAGGGAGAACGAGGACTTGCCTTCGGTTCAGGGATGGCCGCTGTATCTGCTGTATTAATTGCCTTAACCAAAACAGGTGATCATGTATTGTGCTCTTCGGGTTTGTATGGCTGCACATTTGGTTTATTAACCATGATGAATGATAAATACAATATTACACATGACTTTTCCGCAATGGAATCAAAAGAGGGAATTCGCTTACGGATCAAACCTGAAACAACTTGTATATATGTAGAAACACCGATAAATCCGACAATGAAATTAATTGATTTGCAGATGGTTGCAGAGGTGGCGAGGGAATATAATATTCCCGTTGTTGTTGACAATACGTTCTCCTCTCCATATTTACAGCGTCCCCTTGAACAGGGATGTGATGTGGTTGTTCATAGTGCGACAAAGTACATCGGCGGACATGGTGATGTTGTCGCAGGTTTGGTTGCTGGTAAAAAAGATTTTCTTGATTCGGTTGCCATGACAACGCAAAAGGATATGGGCGGGATTATTTCTCCGTTTGATGCCTGGCTTTTATTAAGAGGGCTAAAAACACTCCCCATTCGCATGGATAGGCATTGTGATAATGCAGAGAAAATCTTTGAAAAACTACGTAATCATTCAAAAGTAGCCAACGTTTACTATCCAGGTGATGAAAGCCATCCGGATTATCCAATTCGAGAGAAGCAAATGAAGCGTGGTGGGGGATTGATTTCATTTGAAATTCATGGTGGAAAAGTAGAAGCACAACAATTCCTAAATAAATTATCGTTTTTAAAAATTGCTGTAAGTCTTGGGGATGCCGAGACATTAATCCAACACCCAGCATCGATGACCCACGCAGTTGTTCCAGAAGAGGCACGCCAAGAAATGAGGATAACGGATGAGCTAATTCGCTTATCAGTCGGACTAGAGGCGTGGGAAGATATTTGGGAGGATCTAGACCAGGCTTTAAATTTATTATAA
- a CDS encoding O-acetylhomoserine aminocarboxypropyltransferase/cysteine synthase family protein produces MSNFHLHNPETTLLHGGQEPDPTTGSRAVPIHQTTSYVFRDTEHAQNLFGLAEPGNIYSRIMNPTVDAFEKRVAELEDGIGAVATSSGMAAITLSILNIASTGDEIIADSNLYGGTYNLFANTLPRYGINVKFVDGTDPEAIKAAITDHTKAIFGEIITNPSLNVFDVETVGKIAHENNLPLIIDNTFAPYITKPLTWGADIVVHSATKWIGGHGTTIGGIVVDGGRFDWSNGRFPGFTDPDESYNGLRYADLGSAAFGTKLRVQLLRDIGASLSPQNAFLLLQGLETLHLRMDRHNNNAKEVAAYLQKHPAVEWVNFPGLEDHPSHQLAKKYFADGFGSVITFGIQGGRDAGRKLIDNVTLWSHVANVGDAKSLIIHPASTTHQQLSPEELKQSGTTEELVRLSIGIESTSDILADLDQAIATAVNQPAQFEATEEDTIKWLLSSPFDRKDGAVRKKVIATAVRAGDRIGENAKKLEALGFNVITINEDTKLDDSVANEVDALLLGNLQLPQSTLDEFVNKQGKIVWSEDANNQTLINAKSAGLTVISNKDPYEEAIRIRNNHTVNVPVEV; encoded by the coding sequence ATGTCTAACTTTCATCTTCACAATCCAGAAACCACTTTACTTCACGGTGGACAAGAACCGGACCCAACTACTGGATCGAGGGCCGTTCCTATTCATCAAACAACATCATACGTATTTCGCGATACGGAACACGCTCAAAATTTATTTGGGTTAGCAGAGCCAGGGAACATCTATAGCCGTATTATGAATCCGACTGTTGACGCTTTTGAAAAACGCGTGGCAGAACTTGAGGACGGGATTGGTGCTGTAGCAACTTCATCTGGTATGGCCGCAATCACACTATCCATCTTAAATATTGCCAGTACAGGTGATGAAATAATTGCTGACAGTAATCTATATGGTGGTACGTATAATCTTTTCGCAAATACATTGCCACGTTACGGCATTAACGTAAAATTTGTGGATGGAACGGATCCGGAAGCAATTAAAGCAGCAATTACAGATCATACAAAAGCTATTTTTGGAGAAATTATTACGAACCCTAGCCTGAATGTATTTGACGTGGAAACAGTTGGTAAAATCGCTCATGAAAACAATCTCCCGTTGATTATTGATAATACCTTTGCACCATATATTACAAAGCCGCTCACGTGGGGTGCTGACATTGTTGTTCATTCCGCAACAAAATGGATTGGCGGACATGGCACAACAATAGGTGGTATCGTCGTAGACGGTGGCAGGTTTGATTGGAGTAACGGTCGATTCCCTGGTTTTACGGATCCTGACGAAAGCTATAACGGCCTTCGTTACGCAGACCTGGGATCAGCAGCTTTTGGGACAAAACTCCGGGTGCAGCTACTGCGTGATATCGGTGCATCTCTCAGTCCACAAAACGCATTCTTATTACTCCAAGGTTTAGAGACCTTGCATTTACGTATGGATCGTCATAACAATAATGCAAAAGAGGTCGCAGCGTATTTACAAAAGCATCCAGCTGTAGAATGGGTTAATTTTCCTGGGCTCGAAGATCATCCATCCCACCAGTTAGCTAAAAAATACTTTGCTGACGGTTTTGGTTCCGTGATTACTTTTGGTATTCAAGGCGGCCGTGATGCTGGAAGAAAGTTGATTGATAATGTAACGCTCTGGTCCCATGTTGCTAATGTAGGTGATGCGAAATCGTTGATTATTCATCCTGCATCAACAACACATCAGCAGTTAAGTCCAGAAGAATTGAAACAAAGTGGTACCACGGAAGAATTAGTCCGCTTATCCATCGGCATTGAATCCACATCGGATATTTTAGCTGATTTAGATCAGGCAATTGCCACAGCTGTTAACCAGCCTGCTCAATTCGAAGCAACCGAAGAAGATACCATTAAATGGTTACTTTCCTCTCCATTTGATCGGAAAGATGGAGCAGTCCGGAAAAAGGTAATTGCTACTGCAGTTCGTGCAGGTGATAGAATTGGAGAAAATGCGAAAAAGTTGGAAGCATTAGGGTTTAACGTTATTACAATTAATGAAGATACAAAACTGGATGACAGTGTTGCAAATGAAGTTGATGCACTATTGTTGGGCAATCTGCAACTGCCACAATCTACACTTGACGAATTTGTTAATAAACAAGGGAAAATTGTATGGTCTGAAGATGCTAATAACCAGACACTCATTAACGCAAAATCTGCAGGCCTAACGGTTATTTCAAACAAAGATCCTTATGAAGAAGCAATCCGAATTCGAAATAACCATACAGTAAATGTTCCTGTAGAAGTATAA
- the cls gene encoding cardiolipin synthase, which produces MEAYTFLLGFIIIFNIILGFSIIFLEKKNASSVWAWLMVLLFIPIAGFIFYLIFGRPISNKRIFTWDTKSRLGVKSAVDYQMRALREGSFKYKHEEIAKYENLFYLHLRNDDAIFTHDNDVDIYTDGAAKFDALIQDIQHATNHIHLLYYIIRDDQLGQRIADELIKKAKEGVEVRILYDDMGSRSLKSKSIKRLRSVGILVEAFFPPKIAKLNFKINYRNHRKLAIIDGKVGYIGGFNIGDEYLGKKKKFGYWRDTHLRIYGDAVRNMQTRFILDWNQASRNDILYEERFYDAVPSGDVGIQIVSSGPDSELEQIKQGYIKMIMEAKDYIYIQTPYFIPDESLRDALRIAAASGVDVKLMIPNKPDHPFVYWATLSSVGDLLKAGADVYIYQNGFLHAKTIVVDGNISSVGTANIDVRSFRLNFEINAFLYDKEVTQRLVDLFNEDILLSTQMTPKLYSKRSLGIRFKESVSHLISPIL; this is translated from the coding sequence ATGGAAGCATATACGTTTTTATTAGGATTTATCATTATTTTTAATATCATTTTAGGTTTTTCTATCATATTTCTAGAAAAAAAGAATGCCAGCTCTGTCTGGGCCTGGTTAATGGTATTGCTATTCATCCCAATTGCAGGATTTATATTTTATTTAATTTTTGGAAGACCAATAAGTAACAAGCGTATTTTCACATGGGATACGAAAAGTAGATTAGGCGTAAAAAGTGCTGTGGATTATCAGATGCGTGCCCTTAGAGAAGGGAGTTTCAAGTACAAGCATGAAGAAATAGCTAAATACGAGAATCTTTTTTATTTACATTTACGAAATGATGACGCCATTTTCACCCATGATAATGATGTTGACATCTATACCGATGGTGCAGCTAAATTTGATGCACTCATCCAGGATATTCAGCATGCAACGAATCATATTCATTTGTTATATTACATAATTAGAGACGATCAATTGGGACAGCGTATTGCAGATGAGCTGATAAAAAAGGCTAAGGAAGGTGTAGAGGTTCGTATTCTTTATGATGATATGGGTTCACGATCATTAAAAAGCAAAAGCATTAAACGCTTGCGAAGTGTGGGCATCTTGGTGGAAGCGTTTTTTCCACCGAAGATAGCTAAGTTAAATTTTAAAATTAATTACCGGAACCATCGAAAATTGGCAATTATTGACGGGAAGGTAGGCTATATCGGTGGCTTTAACATAGGTGACGAATACCTTGGAAAAAAGAAAAAATTTGGATACTGGCGTGATACACATCTGCGTATATATGGGGATGCTGTTCGCAATATGCAAACAAGGTTTATCTTGGATTGGAATCAAGCATCACGAAATGATATTTTATATGAAGAACGTTTTTATGATGCAGTTCCATCTGGTGATGTAGGGATTCAAATTGTATCAAGCGGCCCAGATTCGGAGTTGGAACAAATAAAACAAGGCTATATCAAAATGATTATGGAAGCAAAGGACTATATTTATATTCAAACACCTTACTTTATTCCGGATGAAAGCTTAAGAGATGCACTTCGAATTGCAGCAGCATCAGGTGTTGATGTGAAATTAATGATTCCGAATAAACCGGATCATCCATTTGTGTATTGGGCAACCTTATCCTCTGTTGGTGATTTGCTAAAAGCAGGTGCTGACGTTTATATTTATCAGAATGGGTTCCTGCACGCCAAAACAATTGTAGTAGATGGCAACATTTCCTCTGTTGGTACAGCCAATATTGACGTACGAAGTTTCCGTTTAAATTTTGAAATAAATGCCTTTTTATATGATAAAGAAGTGACACAACGATTGGTTGACTTGTTTAATGAGGATATATTGTTATCGACACAAATGACACCAAAGTTATATAGTAAACGTTCATTGGGGATTCGTTTCAAAGAATCGGTTTCTCACTTAATTTCCCCCATATTATAA